In the Neodiprion virginianus isolate iyNeoVirg1 chromosome 2, iyNeoVirg1.1, whole genome shotgun sequence genome, TCGAGATGGTGGTATCTTCGGTGAGTCATTCAGCGAGCTTACCCAGACGCTAGTTTCTTCGAGCAATCGGTGATTGGGAAAGAGGGAACAAGTGTGACCGTCGGGTCCCAGTCCCAGGAGTAGTACATCGAACTTTGGTATACTGTCCGGTGGAAAGTAAACGGACATTTTTTTGATGTAATCTTTGGCTGCTGCTTCGGCTGTtgaagttaaaaatttattgtaattattattctgcaAAATCTCATATCTTCATTGACAGGGTGGCTTTGTTTATCTGATTCGATTGACATCCAGAGTATTCCATGTTTTCCATACCTGAGAGATCGGGattaattttgatgaattgctCTTCTGTTATGGGAATCTTTCCCATCAAGTGCATCTTGTAGACCCCATACGTCGATTCCTCATTATTGAAAGGTACTACTCTCTCgtcacagaaaaaaaaccgcCATTTAGACCAGTCTGTTGTTATGGTGGGCAAACCTTCTGCTAAATAATTGATGAGTGAACCACCTGTGAAagatttaaaaacaaaagttaCTTATTCGTTACGAatattg is a window encoding:
- the LOC124297272 gene encoding 6-phosphogluconolactonase, with product MAKVLVEKDVPSAIKRLVNIIQDSANDAISSDDVFKIGLSGGSLINYLAEGLPTITTDWSKWRFFFCDERVVPFNNEESTYGVYKMHLMGKIPITEEQFIKINPDLSAEAAAKDYIKKMSVYFPPDSIPKFDVLLLGLGPDGHTCSLFPNHRLLEETSVWVSSLNDSPKIPPSRITLTFPVINNAKVCIFTITGEAKADIIKRILKDKENLPAARVQLSNGELYWILDEAAAKHVKPT